The following proteins are encoded in a genomic region of Leptospira noumeaensis:
- a CDS encoding type II toxin-antitoxin system RelE/ParE family toxin — protein sequence MIEFTAYKGEKFTVEWYFDEKEKSDVLDYFNELPEDLKIKTLALFKRFADIGEIKDKTKFNFEGDSLFAFKPIPHRFLCFFVKGKKIIITNAFVKKTDKLPKNEKIRAIKRREDYETRSKKGIYY from the coding sequence GTGATAGAATTTACAGCTTATAAAGGCGAAAAATTCACTGTTGAGTGGTATTTTGATGAAAAAGAAAAATCTGATGTTCTAGATTATTTCAATGAACTTCCAGAAGATTTAAAAATTAAAACTTTGGCTTTGTTCAAAAGATTTGCTGACATTGGTGAAATCAAAGACAAAACTAAATTCAATTTTGAAGGAGACTCTCTTTTCGCTTTCAAACCAATTCCTCACAGGTTTCTTTGCTTTTTTGTAAAAGGGAAGAAAATAATCATTACTAACGCTTTTGTTAAAAAAACGGATAAGCTACCTAAAAACGAAAAAATTAGAGCTATTAAAAGAAGGGAAGATTATGAAACAAGAAGTAAAAAAGGCATCTACTACTAA